The following nucleotide sequence is from Streptomyces caniferus.
CCCGTCAGCCCGGAGGCCCGTCAGCCCGGAGGCCCGGAAAGGGCGCCCCCTCGCGCTTGACCTCAAGTTCGGTTGAGGTCCTAGCGTCGGGTTCCGACGGCATCCCCGCCGTCCGCGCACCCACGCGCCGCACCACGAAGGGCCCCGCATGTCCGAGCACCCCTACCGCCTCGCAGTGATCGTCGCCAGCACCCGGGAGGGCCGGTTCGCGCCCGTCATCGCGAACTGGTTCACCCGGCACGCCGAAACCCACGCCCACGTCGACGTGGACGTCATCGACCTGGACGCCGTCCGCCCGTACACCCTCCGTCACGGCACCGAGGAGTACGAGTCCTTCGCCAAGCGCGTCGACGAGGCGGACGCCTTCGTGGTGATCACCCCGGAGTACAACCACTCCTTCCCGGCCCCGCTCAAGCACGCCATCGACCTGCTGCACCGCCAGTGGCAGGCCAAGCCGGTCGGCTTCGTCTCGTACGGCGGGATCTCCGGCGGCCTGCGCGCGGTGGAACAACTGCGGCTGGTCTTCGCCGAGTTGCACGCCACCACGGTGCGCGAAACGGTGAGCTTCGCGCTCGCCGGCAACCTCTTCGACGACGCGGGCGGACTGCACGACCCGGCCCCCGCCACCCAGGCCGCCGACGCCCTGCTCCACCAGCTGACCTGGTGGGCCCTGGCCCTCCGCGAGGCCCGTGCGGCACGCCCGTACGGCGTCTGACCCCCGCCCGCCCGCGGGCCCGTTACGCCGCGCCCTCCGGACCGATCGCGCGGTCGACGAGCGCGGAGATCAGCCCCTGCGTCTCCTCGGCCGGCACCACGCCGGGGAGCGTGAGCTG
It contains:
- a CDS encoding NADPH-dependent FMN reductase produces the protein MSEHPYRLAVIVASTREGRFAPVIANWFTRHAETHAHVDVDVIDLDAVRPYTLRHGTEEYESFAKRVDEADAFVVITPEYNHSFPAPLKHAIDLLHRQWQAKPVGFVSYGGISGGLRAVEQLRLVFAELHATTVRETVSFALAGNLFDDAGGLHDPAPATQAADALLHQLTWWALALREARAARPYGV